Part of the Sulfuricurvum kujiense DSM 16994 genome, TTGCAGCGGAGATTTCTGTATCGGTGATGAGCCGTTAGAAATAGAAGGGGACAAAGAGAAAAAAGATCGTTTACGACGGATTATGTGGGAAAATGTCTCGATCAAACGGACTCCCGATGGTTTGAACGCGGCGTATGAAGCGATCAATGAGATGCTTGAGGGTGAAGTAGGAAGACTGTTGAAATTGCGTTTGTTAACAGCTCAAAGCATAGTGGCTTCAGCACAAAAGAGAACTGAGTCGATCGGAGTTCACTATATTGTCGAGGGTTGATTAAGTATCGGTGCAACAGGCATAATGTCTGTATCTACTTTTTTATCGGAGAAAGAGGTACAGAAATTATGAATTAAGGAGAATGAAAAAAATTTCCATTGTGTTTTGCTCTTGTAAAAAACACAATACGCTATTATATTATCAAATAAGTAAATCATCAATAAATGAATTCATATTTATTAATCAATACCTAAAACTATAAACTGAAGATACCACACCGCTATGGAAACAATGTACCCTATGAGTACCGTCCATGCCAGTTTCATATGGGATGCAAAAGTATAAATGCCGTGCATTCTCCCCATTACGCCCACCCCTGCCGCACTTCCGAAGCTGATGAGCGATCCTCCTACCCCTACGGTCAGAGTGAGAAGCATCCATTGTGAAAAATCGATGGCGGGATTTGATTTCAATATCGCCGACATGACGGGAACATTATCGATCACTGCAGAGACGAATCCGACTCCGATATTGATATAGGTCGGATTGACGGTATCATAAAGCTTAGTAACGTATCCTAAAAATCCGGCGAAATAGAGGGCACCCACAGCTGCCAAAATACCGAAGAAGAAGAGCAGGGTATTGTTCTCGATTTTACTGATCGATCTGAATATATTGACATCTTGTTTATGGTAGCGTTTTAGCGAGTACATGTAAAGCTGCAAGACGGAAAGTCCAAACAGCATCCCCCACATCGGAGGCAATTGCATCATTTGTTTGGCGATAACCGAAATTGCGATTGTGGCTATACCTATGGCGATAACGATTTTGCCCCCTTTGAGAATTTCGATTTTATCCGCAGTTCCCGGATTGCCCTCTTTGTTCGGACCAAAATCGGGGACATAGCGGCTGAGTAGATAGGCGGTTACAATCCACCCTAAAAATGATGCCGGAAAAAGATAGAGGAAATCACTGAATTCCCCTTTTTGCGCCGTCCACGCCATAAGAGTTGTAATGTCTCCGAACGGGCTCCACGCTCCTCCGGCATTAGAAGCGACTACGACATTAATGGCACCGGGAATCAAAAAAGCTCTGTTTTTTTTCTCAATCGTCACCAATACGGTCGATAGAATCAGTGCCGTTGTCAGATTATCCGCTATCGGCGAGAGAAAAAAGGCAAGAAATCCTGTAATCCAAAAGAGCTCGCGGTAATTGTACCCCTTGGCAATCAGCTTTCCTTTCAGGGCATTGAATACTCCCCTCTCGATCAGTGCTTCGACGAACGTCATAGCGACATAGAGGAAAAAGAAAATTTGGGCGATTTCAAAGACCAAATGGGTGATTTCATTTTTGAATGGGATGAAATCCAGTCCGTAGAAGGCATAGAACCCGCCGATCATAATATACATTAACGTCCCGATAAACAATGCGGGTTTTGCCTTGTCTATATGGTATTTTTCCTCCGTTGCGATGAAGTAATAACCGACGATAAAAATAAAAAGCAACAGCCATCCGAAAGGGTGGGTTGAGAGATCAATACCGTCTAATGGGATAGGGGTTGGCATAAGTGCAATTCCTTTATTGAAAAAAGTGTCTGAAAGCATTCGGCTTATGTGTTAAGAGACCTTCCCATTGTAAAGAAAATAAGTAAACAATTTGGAGGACTCTTCCTCGTTTTTGGGCATATATTCAGGATATTTTTTATTAGAGGCGGCTCTTGTATTAAATCTTAAACAAGTTTACAGTATCCTTTTGCACTTAAAATCATTCAATCTTGCACCTAAAGGCTCACCCGTGAAAGATGTCAATATTATCGTTCTGGATTTCGGTTCCCAATACACACAGCTGATTGCCCGTCGTCTGCGCGAAGACAAAGTCTATTGTGAAGTTCTTCCGTATCATACAAAAATCGATGCCATCAAAGCTAAAAATCCGAAAGGGATCATTCTCAGCGGCGGTCCCTCTTCGGTTTACAATAAAGATGCGTACGAAGTAGATCAAGGGGTTTATGCCCTCGGTATTCCGGTACTTGGGATTTGTTACGGGATGCAGCGCATCGCGGTCGATTTCGGCGGTTCGGTTATCCGAAGCGATCATCACGAATACGGGAAGGCGGAACTGACTATTGATATGACGCAGCATTCTGTTCTTTTTGAAGGGTGTGAAGATGAACGTACGGTATGGATGAGCCATTCGGATAAAGTCGACGTATTGCCGGAAGGTTTCGTTCCGATTGCCTATTCTCCGAATTCTCCGTATGCGGCAATCGCAAATGAAGAAAAAATGGTCTATGCGATGCAGTACCATCCGGAAGTCAACCACTCTGAAGAGGGGTATTTGATGCTTCGCAACTTTGCCCGCAAAATCTGTGGCATCACCGAAAAATGGGATATGGGCCATTTCCTTAAAGAGCAAATCGTCAAAATCCGCGCCCAAGTGGGTGAGGGGAAAGTACTATGTGCCCTTAGCGGCGGGGTAGACTCTTCGGTTGTTGCGGCATTGTTATACGAAGCGATCGGCGACCAGCTTATCCCTGTTTTCGTTGACAACGGCCTACTTCGTAAAGGAGAACGTGAATCGGTCGAAAATATTTTCAAAGTTCACCTCAAAGTGCCTCTCGTTGTTGCCGATGCATCGGAAATTTTCCTCGGTAAACTTGCGGGTGTGACCGATCCTGAGACGAAACGCAAAATTATCGGACATACGTTTATCGAAGTATTTGAAGCGGAAGCGAAAAAACACGACGGAATCAAATTCCTCGCTCAGGGGACATTGTACCCTGACGTTATCGAATCGGTTTCGGTAAACGGTCCATCCGTTACGATCAAATCGCATCATAATGTCGGTGGATTGCCCGATTGGATGGATTTCGAATTGATCGAACCGCTTCGTGATTTATTCAAAGACGAAGTACGCAAAC contains:
- the guaA gene encoding glutamine-hydrolyzing GMP synthase; translated protein: MKDVNIIVLDFGSQYTQLIARRLREDKVYCEVLPYHTKIDAIKAKNPKGIILSGGPSSVYNKDAYEVDQGVYALGIPVLGICYGMQRIAVDFGGSVIRSDHHEYGKAELTIDMTQHSVLFEGCEDERTVWMSHSDKVDVLPEGFVPIAYSPNSPYAAIANEEKMVYAMQYHPEVNHSEEGYLMLRNFARKICGITEKWDMGHFLKEQIVKIRAQVGEGKVLCALSGGVDSSVVAALLYEAIGDQLIPVFVDNGLLRKGERESVENIFKVHLKVPLVVADASEIFLGKLAGVTDPETKRKIIGHTFIEVFEAEAKKHDGIKFLAQGTLYPDVIESVSVNGPSVTIKSHHNVGGLPDWMDFELIEPLRDLFKDEVRKLGLELGLPDSLVNRHPFPGPGLGIRIMGEVNKPDLNLLREADAILLDELKASGYYTKTWQAFAVLLNVKSVGVMGDNRTYDNTVCVRVVEAVDGMTATFAHLPHTLLERISRRIINEVDGINRVVYDISSKPPATIEWE
- the nhaD gene encoding sodium:proton antiporter NhaD translates to MPTPIPLDGIDLSTHPFGWLLLFIFIVGYYFIATEEKYHIDKAKPALFIGTLMYIMIGGFYAFYGLDFIPFKNEITHLVFEIAQIFFFLYVAMTFVEALIERGVFNALKGKLIAKGYNYRELFWITGFLAFFLSPIADNLTTALILSTVLVTIEKKNRAFLIPGAINVVVASNAGGAWSPFGDITTLMAWTAQKGEFSDFLYLFPASFLGWIVTAYLLSRYVPDFGPNKEGNPGTADKIEILKGGKIVIAIGIATIAISVIAKQMMQLPPMWGMLFGLSVLQLYMYSLKRYHKQDVNIFRSISKIENNTLLFFFGILAAVGALYFAGFLGYVTKLYDTVNPTYINIGVGFVSAVIDNVPVMSAILKSNPAIDFSQWMLLTLTVGVGGSLISFGSAAGVGVMGRMHGIYTFASHMKLAWTVLIGYIVSIAVWYLQFIVLGID